In Treponema sp. OMZ 798, the following proteins share a genomic window:
- a CDS encoding aldehyde dehydrogenase, translating into MNNEIESIVKNCRNFFETNQTKSYEFRLSQLVKLQEVLDKNKKELLNALYSDLHKTTMEGFFSEFAIVRGELKFAIKHLKKWMKPKRVPTSISHFKSSSRIMYEPFGTVLIMSPWNYPLNLTLAPLVGSIAAGNCAVVKPSNYSPATSALLKKIISENFPPEYISVITGGREENSKLLEERFDYIFFTGGTTVGKLVMEAAAKYVTPITLELGGKSPCIVEKSANLKVAARRIAFGKYLNAGQTCVAPDYLLIQDEVKEKFIEELKAALKEFFPTETYLDMHLPHIVNEKHFDRLMGLIEGEKIIIGGTGEKNRKFIEPTVLDNITFDSKIMLEEIFGPILPVISFKTMDEAIKLIKSREKPLASYLFTTDLNIEKKFLNEVSFGGGCINDTIVHLASDYLPFGGVGFSGMGKYHGDESFKVFSNAKSILKKSNLIDIKLRYHPYSEKKLNIIDRMM; encoded by the coding sequence ATGAATAACGAAATAGAAAGCATTGTAAAAAATTGCAGAAACTTTTTTGAAACAAATCAAACAAAAAGCTATGAGTTTAGGCTTTCCCAATTAGTAAAGCTTCAAGAGGTCTTGGACAAAAATAAAAAAGAACTTTTAAATGCCCTTTATTCCGATTTACATAAAACTACAATGGAAGGCTTCTTTTCGGAATTTGCCATCGTGCGGGGAGAACTTAAATTTGCCATCAAGCACTTAAAAAAATGGATGAAGCCTAAAAGGGTTCCTACCTCGATTTCGCATTTTAAAAGCTCAAGCAGGATAATGTATGAGCCCTTCGGAACCGTCCTCATCATGTCGCCTTGGAACTATCCTTTAAACTTAACCCTCGCTCCATTGGTAGGCTCCATTGCCGCAGGAAACTGTGCCGTCGTAAAACCTTCAAACTATTCGCCTGCAACTTCCGCTCTTTTAAAAAAGATTATATCCGAAAACTTTCCGCCCGAATATATATCGGTAATTACAGGAGGACGGGAAGAAAACTCAAAGCTATTGGAAGAGCGTTTTGACTACATCTTTTTTACAGGCGGAACAACCGTCGGTAAGCTCGTCATGGAAGCGGCCGCAAAATATGTAACTCCCATAACCTTGGAGCTCGGCGGAAAGTCTCCCTGCATAGTCGAAAAATCTGCAAACCTAAAAGTAGCCGCACGCCGCATAGCCTTCGGAAAATATCTTAACGCCGGGCAAACCTGCGTAGCGCCCGATTATCTTTTAATTCAAGATGAGGTAAAAGAAAAATTTATCGAAGAGTTAAAAGCAGCCTTAAAAGAATTCTTTCCCACGGAAACCTATTTGGATATGCACCTTCCCCACATCGTAAACGAAAAACATTTTGACCGCCTTATGGGCTTGATTGAGGGTGAAAAAATAATCATAGGCGGCACGGGAGAAAAAAACAGAAAATTTATCGAGCCCACGGTTTTGGATAATATCACCTTCGATTCCAAAATAATGCTGGAAGAAATTTTCGGGCCCATCCTTCCCGTGATAAGTTTTAAGACAATGGATGAAGCGATTAAACTGATTAAGTCACGCGAAAAGCCCTTGGCATCTTATCTTTTTACAACCGATTTAAATATCGAAAAAAAATTCCTCAATGAAGTTTCCTTCGGAGGCGGCTGCATAAACGATACTATCGTCCACCTCGCAAGCGATTATCTTCCCTTCGGAGGAGTCGGCTTTAGCGGCATGGGAAAATATCACGGCGATGAAAGTTTTAAGGTTTTCAGCAATGCAAAAAGCATCTTAAAAAAATCCAACCTCATCGACATTAAGCTCCGCTATCATCCCTATTCCGAAAAAAAATTAAACATAATCGACAGGATGATGTAG
- the rsmG gene encoding 16S rRNA (guanine(527)-N(7))-methyltransferase RsmG, which produces MEDKLLLDGLKELNLNAPNLPNLGEAFLNELHELLSLYMRELKMFNASFNLVKVKDDKELIISHILDSLSAWRFFYDEIMHDSQAPIPQKEFYIADAGTGAGFPGIPLAILFKTLGLQCVNFNLIERMQKRCTFLENVKAVLQLKNTEIIESEAEKAPQVKFDIVTCRAFRTLDKHILNTLLSLARPKGKLFLYKATEEKINEEMELIKKENLNYKIEDLHVPFLNRERRLLIIEKP; this is translated from the coding sequence ATGGAAGATAAACTTTTATTGGACGGCTTAAAAGAATTAAACTTAAACGCCCCAAACCTGCCGAACTTAGGCGAAGCCTTTCTTAACGAATTACATGAACTTTTAAGCCTTTACATGAGGGAGCTTAAAATGTTTAATGCCTCCTTTAATTTGGTAAAGGTCAAGGATGACAAGGAATTGATTATCTCCCATATTTTGGATTCCCTATCGGCTTGGCGTTTTTTTTATGATGAAATTATGCATGACAGTCAAGCCCCGATTCCGCAAAAAGAATTTTACATAGCCGATGCAGGAACGGGAGCAGGCTTCCCCGGCATTCCCCTTGCAATTCTTTTTAAAACATTGGGACTTCAATGCGTAAATTTCAATTTAATTGAAAGGATGCAAAAGCGCTGCACTTTTTTAGAAAACGTCAAGGCTGTTCTCCAATTAAAGAACACCGAGATTATCGAAAGCGAAGCCGAAAAAGCTCCGCAAGTCAAATTCGATATTGTAACATGCAGGGCCTTCCGCACCTTGGATAAGCATATTCTAAATACCCTGCTCTCTCTTGCAAGGCCTAAGGGTAAATTGTTTTTATACAAGGCCACGGAAGAAAAAATCAATGAAGAAATGGAGCTTATTAAAAAAGAAAATCTAAACTATAAAATAGAAGATCTCCATGTTCCTTTTTTGAACAGGGAGCGCCGTCTCCTCATAATAGAAAAGCCTTAA
- a CDS encoding metallophosphoesterase family protein, which translates to MKLLIISDGHGDLEKLKKIKPVADGVDALIFGGDFAAFKKIETGAPFLNELLKIHKNIFAVLGNCDEPEFEKKLKDAGVSITGEVKNFEGLILAGSGGGSKFTGMTPYERTDEELVKDLTDAFEKANITEADNLVLVCHNPPHGAKVDKVAPMVHVGSKGITALIEKHKPLLVVSGHIHESFAVDKIGETVLVNPGALMEGRYALAEITKKEKGFEVSVELKSLD; encoded by the coding sequence ATGAAGTTATTGATTATCTCGGATGGGCATGGGGATCTTGAAAAACTAAAAAAAATAAAACCTGTTGCCGATGGGGTTGATGCCCTTATTTTCGGAGGGGACTTTGCTGCTTTTAAAAAGATTGAAACGGGGGCGCCTTTTTTAAACGAGCTTTTAAAGATTCATAAAAATATTTTTGCCGTGTTGGGGAATTGCGATGAACCTGAGTTTGAAAAAAAATTAAAAGATGCCGGTGTTTCGATTACGGGCGAGGTAAAAAATTTTGAAGGGCTCATCCTTGCAGGTTCAGGGGGCGGAAGTAAATTTACAGGAATGACTCCTTACGAAAGAACCGATGAAGAGCTTGTAAAAGATTTAACCGATGCCTTTGAAAAAGCAAATATTACTGAAGCCGATAATTTAGTTTTGGTTTGTCATAATCCTCCGCATGGGGCAAAGGTGGATAAGGTGGCTCCAATGGTGCATGTGGGTTCAAAGGGGATCACGGCTTTAATCGAAAAGCATAAACCTCTTTTGGTTGTGTCTGGTCATATTCACGAGTCCTTTGCAGTCGATAAAATCGGAGAAACTGTTTTGGTAAATCCCGGTGCCTTGATGGAAGGCCGCTATGCCCTTGCCGAAATTACAAAGAAAGAAAAGGGCTTTGAGGTCTCGGTAGAATTAAAAAGCTTGGATTAA
- a CDS encoding SUMF1/EgtB/PvdO family nonheme iron enzyme, with product MKKIFALFLAILFVSVSACKNPFFKNMLDKDSGSEGAGNWNSQSYDFVLVTPPANGIVGVAPNYPLPFSYDSWKGVFIAGRTVKLSPYKIGKMEVTYELWYSVLKWNTDNGKGYVFANKGLEGWDGTGGGGYYPNFTNIGKPPTANKNHPVTMVSWRDCIVWCNAYTEMTNGTDEQCIYRKSKTDSTVLKNATDGAACDSAYADMNKKGFRLPTEAEWEYAARRQNDNTNATDYGEGGSNVWLTKLNSASGAKDKWDTAETGEVAWYNGNSESKTHPVGKRRANALGLHDMSGNVWEWCFDWYKDDPASNDAAYMQGGIVTDPQGAASGTNRVIRGGSWSLYAGGCTVGTRGIDGPDDRYGNLGFRLAWCP from the coding sequence ATGAAAAAAATTTTTGCTTTATTTTTGGCGATACTTTTTGTATCGGTTTCTGCTTGTAAAAACCCGTTTTTTAAAAACATGCTGGACAAAGATTCGGGGAGTGAAGGGGCCGGAAATTGGAATTCTCAAAGTTACGATTTTGTTCTTGTCACACCTCCTGCAAACGGCATCGTAGGCGTTGCTCCTAACTATCCCTTACCCTTCTCGTACGATTCTTGGAAAGGTGTATTTATTGCAGGGCGCACGGTAAAACTGAGTCCCTATAAGATCGGCAAAATGGAGGTAACCTATGAGTTATGGTATAGTGTACTCAAATGGAATACTGATAATGGTAAGGGATACGTCTTTGCAAACAAAGGGCTTGAAGGTTGGGACGGCACAGGCGGCGGAGGTTATTATCCTAATTTTACAAACATAGGCAAGCCTCCTACAGCAAACAAAAATCATCCTGTAACAATGGTAAGCTGGCGGGACTGCATAGTATGGTGTAATGCGTATACGGAAATGACGAATGGCACCGATGAGCAATGCATATACCGCAAAAGCAAAACCGACAGTACCGTATTAAAAAACGCAACGGATGGAGCTGCTTGTGATTCAGCCTATGCCGATATGAATAAAAAAGGTTTTAGACTTCCTACGGAAGCTGAATGGGAATATGCAGCCCGCCGGCAAAATGACAACACAAATGCGACAGACTACGGCGAAGGTGGTAGTAATGTATGGCTGACCAAACTAAACAGTGCAAGCGGAGCCAAAGATAAATGGGATACGGCTGAAACAGGAGAGGTTGCATGGTATAATGGTAATTCGGAAAGCAAAACTCATCCTGTAGGAAAAAGGAGAGCGAATGCACTCGGTTTACACGATATGAGCGGGAATGTCTGGGAATGGTGTTTTGATTGGTATAAGGATGACCCTGCATCAAACGATGCTGCTTATATGCAAGGCGGTATTGTTACCGATCCTCAAGGGGCCGCGTCGGGTACTAACCGCGTCATACGCGGCGGCAGCTGGAGCCTCTACGCGGGCGGCTGCACTGTAGGCACGCGGGGCATCGACGGTCCTGACGACAGGTACGGCAATCTTGGCTTCCGGCTGGCTTGGTGCCCTTGA
- a CDS encoding type II toxin-antitoxin system RelB/DinJ family antitoxin, with protein MAQTNINIRIDEDLKNQFEAFCSDIGMTMTTAFCVFAKAAVRKQKIPFEISTDPFYSESNMAHLRRGIEALNAGKWVEHELIEAGE; from the coding sequence ATGGCACAGACAAACATAAATATCCGCATAGATGAGGACTTAAAAAACCAGTTTGAAGCTTTTTGTTCCGATATTGGAATGACAATGACAACAGCATTTTGCGTGTTTGCAAAAGCGGCGGTTAGGAAACAAAAAATACCGTTTGAAATATCAACAGATCCATTCTACAGTGAAAGTAACATGGCTCACTTACGCCGCGGAATTGAAGCTCTGAACGCCGGAAAATGGGTAGAACATGAGCTTATCGAGGCGGGCGAATGA
- the radA gene encoding DNA repair protein RadA: MAKKKTGNLAHRCSNCGYTQAKWLGRCPECGEWNTFEEVTINENYSAAERNLAEKFVKEAHSVPLDAIEANDAVRISTGIAEFDRVLGGGAVKRSAILIGGEPGIGKSTLLLQAASASSSGSVKKVLYVSGEESGGQIRSRADRLNLPLKNIELLCTCRLEDVERVLNKVNPVFVIIDSIQTMYSADAGAVPGTVNQLKLCAHELVSWVKERDSVLFLTAHVTKDGNIAGPKVLEHLVDTVISFERTEDDVRFLRALKNRFGSVDELGIFSMDESGLKAIDDPSSLFITNRTGALPAGSAAVPVCEGSRVFMVEIQALTVPAKGAVTRVFSDKIDSARVSRIAAVLEKRIGLQFSDQDIYVNVAGGIRLKEPAADLAIALALYSARANIPAQKEGAYIGELSLAGEIRSVKKLKQRIKTAQSMGFTKVVSPPPSDSETGDINTSQLFKAEDLSSAIKKVFG, encoded by the coding sequence ATGGCAAAAAAGAAAACAGGAAACCTTGCACACCGCTGTTCTAATTGCGGTTATACTCAAGCCAAATGGCTGGGGCGCTGTCCCGAATGCGGCGAGTGGAATACATTTGAAGAAGTTACAATCAATGAAAATTATTCCGCAGCCGAAAGGAATCTTGCAGAAAAATTTGTAAAGGAAGCTCACTCCGTTCCTCTCGATGCTATTGAGGCTAATGATGCAGTCCGCATTTCGACGGGGATTGCGGAATTTGACAGGGTGCTGGGCGGAGGAGCCGTAAAGCGTTCGGCAATTTTGATCGGAGGAGAGCCGGGCATAGGAAAATCGACACTGCTCTTACAAGCCGCTTCGGCCTCTTCTTCGGGCTCCGTAAAAAAAGTGCTCTATGTTTCGGGAGAAGAGTCGGGCGGGCAAATCCGTTCCCGTGCCGACAGGCTGAATCTTCCTTTAAAAAATATTGAACTTTTATGCACTTGCAGGTTGGAAGATGTAGAGAGGGTTTTAAACAAGGTAAATCCCGTTTTTGTTATAATCGATTCAATTCAAACCATGTACTCCGCAGATGCAGGAGCTGTTCCCGGTACGGTCAATCAGTTAAAGCTATGCGCTCACGAGCTTGTGTCTTGGGTTAAGGAGAGAGACAGCGTTTTGTTTTTAACTGCCCATGTAACCAAGGACGGAAACATAGCGGGCCCCAAGGTGCTTGAACACTTAGTCGATACCGTTATTTCTTTTGAAAGAACTGAAGACGATGTACGCTTTTTGCGTGCATTAAAAAACCGTTTCGGTTCAGTAGATGAGCTTGGAATTTTCTCGATGGATGAAAGCGGGTTAAAAGCCATAGATGACCCCTCTTCATTATTTATTACCAATCGGACCGGGGCTCTGCCTGCGGGTTCCGCTGCCGTTCCCGTCTGCGAGGGAAGCCGCGTTTTTATGGTAGAAATACAGGCCCTTACGGTTCCTGCCAAGGGTGCGGTTACAAGAGTTTTTTCCGACAAAATAGATTCTGCCCGAGTCAGCCGCATCGCTGCCGTTTTGGAAAAAAGAATAGGCCTGCAATTTTCGGATCAGGATATTTACGTAAATGTTGCAGGCGGCATAAGGCTTAAAGAACCTGCCGCAGACCTTGCCATAGCCTTGGCTCTTTATTCCGCGAGAGCGAATATTCCTGCACAAAAAGAAGGGGCTTATATAGGCGAGCTCAGCCTCGCAGGAGAAATCCGAAGCGTGAAAAAATTAAAGCAAAGAATCAAAACCGCCCAAAGCATGGGCTTTACAAAGGTAGTGTCGCCGCCTCCTTCCGATTCCGAGACAGGAGATATAAATACCTCACAGCTTTTTAAGGCAGAAGATTTAAGCTCGGCTATCAAAAAGGTGTTTGGGTAA